A single Triticum dicoccoides isolate Atlit2015 ecotype Zavitan chromosome 2A, WEW_v2.0, whole genome shotgun sequence DNA region contains:
- the LOC119356381 gene encoding norbelladine synthase-like — translation MAMRRNKVHEFEADVPAAELWGLYGTLRAAELLPELLPQVLTKIQLVSGDGDVGTILELTFAPGIPGLETYREKFIKVDNENYIKEAQTIDGDILKLGFLYYMVRFEIIAKGPSSSVIRSTIVYEINEETHPGLEAMISTAPLAATAEKFAGYLKEQKIPQSS, via the exons atggcgatgaggaggaacaaggtTCACGAGTTCGAGGCCGATGTGCCCGCCGCCGAGCTATGGGGGCTCTACGGCACGCTCCGTGCGGCCGAGCTGCTGCCAGAGCTTCTCCCGCAGGTGCTCACCAAGATACAGCTCGTGAGCGGCGACGGCGACGTCGGCACCATCTTGGAGCTCACATTTGCTCCAG GGATCCCTGGCTTGGAGACATACAGGGAGAAATTCATCAAGGTTGACAATGAGAACTACATCAAGGAGGCGCAGACGATCGACGGAGACATCCTGAAGCTCGGGTTCCTCTATTACATGGTCAGGTTCGAGATCATCGCCAAAGGACCCAGTTCTTCAGTGATAAGATCGACCATTGTGTATGAGATAAATGAGGAAACTCACCCCGGGCTTGAAGCTATGATCAGCACCGCACCTCTGGCTGCAACTGCTGAGAAATTTGCAGGGTACCTCAAGGAGCAGAAGATCCCTCAGAGCAGTTAA
- the LOC119351944 gene encoding transcription factor MYB93-like produces MGRSPCCCRDADVKKGPWTEEEDKTLVEHIQKRGGNVGSWRRLPKAAGLNRCGKSCRLRWTNYLRPDIKRGNFTDEEERLIITLHAGLGNKWATIATHLEGRTDNEIKNYWNTHIRKKLLRMGVDPVTHQQLPPGQSHHHLNATSIAHHPGALLWAAAATSLGSLDTGALMQAQLLQQLLQVIGSNNGASGLIANLAAANAMLNSSGSMVPNLLQEQDQMNCLQPGYLCNTSNFAEQHVPQQQLTNDTSPGTSSFAAAKQADQLCCTATSFASHDVAPVGNWSPAQEFGGLLEPMMELPDLCSLESDSFWKDILEDSYRL; encoded by the exons ATGGGGAGGTCGCCGTGCTGCTGCCGCGACGCCGACGTGAAGAAGGGGCCATGGACGGAGGAGGAAGACAAGACGCTGGTGGAGCACATCCAGAAGCGCGGCGGGAACGTCGGCAGCTGGCGCCGCCTGCCCAAGGCCGCCGGCCTCAACCGCTGCGGCAAGAGCTGCCGCCTCCGCTGGACCAACTACCTCCGCCCCGACATCAAGCGTGGCAACTTCACTGACGAAGAGGAGCGCCTCATCATCACCCTACACGCCGGCCTTGGCAACAA GTGGGCAACGATCGCGACGCACCTGGAGGGCCGGACGGATAACGAGATCAAGAACTACTGGAACACGCACATCCGCAAGAAGCTCCTACGCATGGGCGTCGACCCAGTCACGCATCAGCAGCTGCCACCCGGCCAGAGTCACCACCACCTCAACGCCACCTCCATCGCCCACCACCCCGGGGCGCTCCTCTGGGCTGCGGCGGCTACAAGCCTCGGCAGCTTGGACACCGGCGCCCTTATGCAGGCGCAACTTCTACAACAGCTCCTCCAGGTCATCGGATCCAACAATGGCGCCAGCGGCCTCATCGCCAACCTAGCTGCAGCAAACGCAATGCTAAACTCAAGCGGTAGCATGGTTCCGAACCTCTTGCAGGAGCAGGACCAGATGAACTGCCTGCAGCCGGGTTACCTCTGCAACACCTCCAATTTTGCAGAGCAGCACGTGCCGCAACAGCAGCTGACCAACGACACGTCTCCGGGAACGAGCTCCTTTGCAGCAGCTAAACAGGCTGACCAGCTCTGCTGTACTGCAACTTCATTTGCATCGCATGATGTTGCACCCGTGGGTAACTGGTCGCCCGCGCAGGAGTTCGGTGGCTTGctggagcccatgatggagctgcccgATCTGTGCTCTCTAGAGAGTGATTCTTTCTGGAAGGACATACTGGAGGACAGCTACCGTTTGTAG